The segment CAAGGCGAAAACCACAGTGTAGAGCACCGAAATATCAACACCGAGCGCCGCAATCATTTCACGATCGTTTTCACCGGCGCGGATGCGCATGCCGATACGGGTTTTCGAAATCAGCAGGAACAGCCCCACCGCCACGGCCAACCCGATCCCGATAATGGTCAAGCGGTAGAGGGAATATTGAATGCCGCCGGGCAAGGTGATCGTCCCTTTCAACATCTCCGGCACATTCAAAAACAAGGGAAAGGAACCGAATACCCAACGGGTTGCTTCCGAAAAGATCAGGATCAGCGCAAAGGTCGCCAGAACCTGATCCAGATGATCCCGCGCATAAAGCCGCCGGATCACGGTAAGTTCGACCAGCGCGCCCGCCATCGCGGCCGCCACCATACTGCCCACCAGCGCCAGAAAGAAACTGCCGGTCCACCCTGCCACTGCTGCCGCCGCAAAGGCGCCAACCATGTAAAGCGACCCATGCGCGAGATTGATCAATCCCATGACGCCAAAGATAAGTGTCAGACCGGCGGCCATCAAAAACAGCATCACGCCGAATTGCAGCCCGTTCAGCACTTGTTCGATCAAAAGAAGTGTCGTCATCAGCCCCCGCCCACACGTCACGCATAAAAAGACCCCCGACAATCCTGCCGGAGGTCTGTGTTACAAGTTAGAGCTTGCAGTCGGCTGCATAGACGTCCTGACGGTCTTCCAGCGCCAGCTCGAGGATCTTGTTGGTGTAAACATCCCCGTCCTTGATCACTTCACGGACATAAAAGTCCTGAATCGGGTGCTGGTTGTTGCCGAATTTGAAATCTCCACGAGTGGAGGCAAAATCAGCCTCTAGCAAAGCTGCACGAAAGGCATCCGTGTCTGCAACATCGGCTTTCGCCGCTGCCGAAACGATCAGATTGGCCGAATCAAACGCTTGCGACGCATAGAGCGACGGGATGCGGCCATACTCAGCCTTAAACGTCTCTACAAAAGCCTTGTTCGCAGCATTGTCGAGGTCAGGGCTCCACTGGGCTGTGTTGTGAATGCCCATCGCGGCGTCACCGACGGCACCCAGAATGGTCTGGTCAAAGCTGAACGCAGGACCGACAACCGGCAATTCGATGCCGCTGTCCGCATATTGCTTGAGGAACGAAATCCCCATGCCACCGGGCAGGAAGAAAAAGATACCGTCAGCACCTGACGCACGGATCTGTGCAATCTCGGCGGCGTAATCGGTCTGGCCCAACTTGGTGTACTGCTCACCGGCCAGCTCGCCTTCGTACATACGTTTGAAACCGGTCAGCGCATCCTTGCCAGCGGGGTAGTTGGGGGCCAGAATATACGCGTTCTTGAACCCCAATTTATTGGCATGCGCGCCTGCTGCTTCATGCTGGGCGTCGTTCTGCCACGCGACATTAAAGTAGTTTGCGTGACATCCCTTGCCCGCCAGTTGCGCAGGCCCCGCGTTGGGTGAGATATAGAATTTGCCCTGCGCGGTTGCGGCTGGTGCCACAGCCAGCGCTAGGTTTGACCAAACGATACCGGTCATGATGTCCACCTTTTCGGACTGGATCATCTTATCTGCCAATTGCACCGCGATGTCGGGTTTACGCTGGTCATCTTCGACAACCACTTCGATCCCTTCATTGCCCGCTTGCTTGATGGCAAGCAAGAAACCGTCGCGGATGTCGACGCCCAGACCCGCGCCGCCACCGGTCAGGGTGGTGATCAGGCCGATTTTTACTTTGCCGCCGTGGCCGTCTGCTGCTGCGGGCATGGCCAAGCCAAGCGCGAGCGCACTTGCCGCGCCAAATGTCTTGAGCGTTTGTTTCACAGTCGTTGAATTCATTTTTGGTCTCCCTGAGTGAACTGGCGCTATTTGATGCGCCTAATGTCGGCATCTTGTGCCGCAATGACGTCAATTGGAATGACTTATTGAAAAACGCTACTCCGGCGCCTTTTTTATTTCAAGTATAAAATATTTGACCCTCAAGCGAATACTTCTTCCTTAGAACAGGCAAACAAAAACGGCGCTGAAATGCTCAGCGCCGTTTCTAATTTTTCAGCATGTCGATATCGCAGGTTAGTCTGCGGCGACCTCCGGGCCGACGGAGACCAGATAGGCCCAGACATTTTTGGCGTCTTCTTCGTCTTTCAACTTGTAAGACATTTTCGACTTGGCTTTTTTGTCGTCGTTATAGGTACGCAGGAAACCACGTGGGTCCGCGACATAGGCGACAAAATCTGCTTCGTTCCATTCAAGGCCCGCCTCGCCCGCAGCGACAAGCGACTTGCCGTATTTCTTGCCGAAGTCTTCATTCGTGCCCGCGACGCTGCCATAAATACCATAAAGGTTCGGTCCGCTGCGACCACCCTTGGCGATGTCCTCGCCGTCGGCGTCGACAATGGCGTGGCATGATTTACACTTCTTGAACACGGCTTCGCCCGCTGCGGCGTCACCGGTTGCATGACCATCGGCAAAAGCCGGTCCCGCCAACATAGCAAGACCCAGTGCGGTGGTTCTCAAAATAGACATCTCTGAACTCCTGTTGCGTTTGTTCACTTGCTTCTAACCTAATCTATTTTCATGAAAGACAAACCCCGCTGACGTGCCATTTTGCCCGATTTCCTGCGACCAATCGCCCGCCCTGCCCCAATCTTGCGCTTCCCTACGGTTTCATGCGACTACCCCGCCTCAACCACAGCGACCGATGGACCCTGTAATGCGCCCGACCAAGATCATGATTCCTGCATGGATTGATGGCACGCTAACACCCGTTGAAAAGCTGGACGCCCATCTGCGCGGGCTGCGCCATCTTGCGGTTTCCGTCTTTGTCGTTCGGGACGGTGCGATCCTGATCCAGCAGCGGGCGCTGGGAAAATACCACACGCCGGGCCTTTGGGCGAATACCTGTTGTACCCATCCCGAATGGGACGAAGCACCAATGCACTGCGCACAGCGGCGATTGAACGAAGAACTTGGCATCACGGGTCTAACGCTCGCACATCGGGGACAAGTTGAATATCGCGCCGATGTTGGCAACGGTATGATCGAACACGAGGTCGTAGAGATATTTGTCGCCCATGCGGACAGCGACCTTTCAATCACGCCGAACCCTGAGGAGGTGATGTCCACGCGATGGGCAACACCAGAAACGCTTGCCACCGAGATAGATCAGGATCCGACACAGTTCACGCCCTGGATGCGGATATACCTTGAGCAACACGCCAACATGATCTTTGGCCGGGATCAGATGTGACCCTATCATGCGGTTTAGGGTCTAAATCCTGTTAGCGCCGTTAGGTTGCCAGTTATGGCTTGCGATACCCGTCAACTTACTGAATTCGCATCAAAATCGCCAACTGTCCCCGCGGGGACATCCTGCCCTAGCCTTCCAGTGTGTTTAAAAAGGCTTCCACCGCGGCCTCCAGACGCTTGCGTTCGATGCCGCTGAAATCCTGCGCCAGTCGCAACTCTATACGCCCGTCTGCAACGGTGCATTTCGCATCCCCCTCGGGACGTGCCAAACGGAATGTCGTCTTGGCCTGCCGGGCCGCCCCGCCCGGTTTCACCTTTTTCTTTGGTGCAACGGGTGCCTCTGCCACAAACTGCGAAAGAAGCGCCTGTTCCTGCTCCGCCGTTCTTTCCTCGTCTGCTGCAAGCATCCGGTTCAGAACGCTTTGCGCTTCGGCACCTTCATCCAAACGACGCACGACCGCCAATCCCAGCGCGCGCGGTACGGCATCGACATGGGCAAGGCGTCCGTCGGTGGCGGATAAAAGCCGGACAAAATGTTTAATATAGCTACGCTTTTGACGTCCCGACGACGCGAACAGCAACTCGACCGCGTGATCATATCCCTCAACATCCGCCGCCTGCTTGCGGTAATTGATCGCCAACTGCGCCATCTCGCCAAAGGACACACCGCGCCGCACAAGGTTTTCGTCAACCATCTGGCGATAAAGCCGCAGCAGGTTTTCACCCTTGGCGTTGATCCCCGCAGGGATGCGCGCGAACTGCGCATCACCGGTTTCTTCGAACAATTCGCGGTAGGCTGTGAAACGGCGAAACCCCTGAATCAGTTCGAACGCATCGCCGACCTGTTCAACCCGAATGGGATTCGACAGGCCGATCTCCTGAATGGAGCGTTTCAATTCGTCGATCTCGACATCCCGTCCGGGTGCGCGGTCCCGTGTCAGCTTGTCCGTGCGGATCGCGTCCAACGGCACCAGATCCGTGATCAACCCCGCCTTTTTCAAACGCACATGTTCATGCGCCAATGCGTCATTTTCCTGACGGATCGCAGCCTCAGCCGCCTGGCGTTCATGTAAGGCCTCGGCGTTTTCGGTAATGGCGGCTGCCATCGGGCCACGGCGTTCTGTCCCCGTGGGGACAGGGGCGTCGGACGGCGTGTCGACGTCATCGAAATTGATGTCGAAAATACGTTTCTTCTTGCTCATCTCTTTGTCCTCAACCTTACAAGGTGTCCCATGCGGTGATCAGGTTGCCCTTGAATTCATCATAGGCCTGATCAAACGACGCCCGCGCGCGGCGCCATGTTTCGCGGGTCATATCGCGGTAGTCGGTTTCATAGATCGAGCTCAGAAATCTGCCTGATTGCTCGACTGCGCGGGTCATCTCGATCGGATGCTCGGCCAATCTATCGCCAAAAACCTTGCCAAATGCCTGCTGCATCGCGCGGTGCAGTTCGTTGTTACTTTCGAACCGTGTGATCAGGAAACGCACATCTGAAAACATCTTGGGCAACGTCAGTGTCCCCGCGGGGACAGACCCGCCGAACCGCTCCAGATCTTCCAATGCCTCGGCCAGCTGCCCGATAAAGGATGTTGTGGAATCATACTCCCAATACCCCGGACCGGACGGGATATAGAGCACATCCGCTGCGAACACCGCGTTCATGGACTGGTAGCCGATGGCGGGCGGGCAGTCGAAAATGATCATGTCATAGGCGTCATCCGGCAGCGAATCGAGGTATCGCGACACCGCCGCAAAGAAGGACCATTCAGGGTTCAGATGCCGGTATTGTGCGCTGGCGAATTCGACGAAGGCCGCATTGGCACAAGAGGGCAGGGCGTCGATGGTCGGCCAGTTTGTCGGCTTGATGAAATCGGTGACGCGCAGTTCGCTCAACCCCATTTCGGTAATCGCTGATGGCAATTTGCGCTGGGGCAAGGCGGCGCCGCTTTCGGCCCCGCTGGTCACTGCATTCATCCGCTCGGTCTCGCGAATGAGGTCGCGCGCCATCACACCCCAAACGGTGTACTCTTCGTTGACGTCATTCAGCCCCATCGAGTGGCTCAGCGTCGCCTGCGGGTCAAAATCGACGACCAGAACGCGGTAACCATCAAGGGCGGCGGCATGGGCAAAATGCAAGGCAACGGTCGACTTGCCGGCACCTCCCTTGAAGTTCGCAATCGCGGCTCTGATCGCGCGCTTCCCCTTGGGGCGCTCGGGCATCAGGGATTTACGGTTCACCTTCAGCCGCCGACGCAGCTCGTTGATTTCCTCAAGCGTGTACCAGTGCTGGCGACCTTCCTCTTCGGTTTGCCCTTGCGGCAGCGACGGATCCGCTGCAAGACGTCCGCGCAAAGTCGATTGATTTACCTTAAAGATCAGCTCGGCAACTTCCCAACTGGAAAAGCGGCGCAGTGTCTTTTCATTCTCCGGCGAAAAGGTCTGCTGACGAATGAACCCCTGCATCTTCAGGGACTGCGCCTGTAGGCGGGCTAGGTCTTGGTGGGTAAACATACTGCTATATGCCTCTTTTTATTCAGTTTTTCCCGCATGTCCCCGCGGGGACACCGCATTTCGTCCCAACCCAAAGGTCAATAGGACGTAAATTCGGTGTGCTTTCGGATTTACGCCGAATTTGCGAAGGATGTAAATCCAGATAATATGCAAAAACGCTAATAGCATAAGGCGCAGCAGCGAATCGGGTCATTTGGGCGCGCGCCTTTGCGTCCTGCGAAAACAAGGGGACAGATTTCCGGCGATCACACCCTAATAGGGGACATTGTGAGCCTAATAGGTGACAGCCAGAATGTCCCCCTATACCTATTATACCTAGATTTCTTTTTGAGTTTGAGGGACAAGGCACGCCTGCCCCACGGTTTCGCTTGACAGAATCGGCTCTTTGGACGCAAATCAGGCATGGTCGTTGAAAAGCGTTGAGTTCGCAGGATGGCCATCAAAACCGGAACATAGATTTCGGATCACGAGGCATAGCACGCCGGCGGCGATGCATTTATGGACGGGCAAGGACATGCTCCATCAAAAGCTTGCAGGGCCGGGTGCCGCTGCACGTAAATACGATTTGATCACTGCGCTGGGGGCGCATGCCTTGTCATTGGGCAAGCATGACCAACGGCTGATCCTTCGGCTGATCACGTTATTGACGGCGCGGTACAATTGGGCCCGCGACGAGCTGTCGATCGGCCAACGCGAGATCGCACGTCTTTGGTCCTGCGATGAGCGAACAGTGAAACGCGAAATGGCCAAGTTGCGTGCAATGGGGTGGCTGGTTGTCAAACGTCAGGGCGCACGCGGGCGGGTCACGACTTATGGCTTTGACAGCGATACCGTCATGAGCGCAACCAAAGCGATCTGGCCAGAGATCGGTCCCGACTTTGTCGTGCGTCTGGAAGGACCGCCCACAGAAACTGTCGTGCCGTTTCCGGTAAAGGGCGAGGTTGCCGCACCCGATATCAGTGATGCAACGGAATGGGGATTGGCCCGCGCGGTTCTGTTTGCCGAAGATGCCGGCCGGTTTGGTGCTTGGGTCCAAGCCTTGAAACGGGCGGGCAGGGCAGGGGGCCGTTTGACGCTAAAGGCACCCAGCCGGTTCCACGCCGCCTATGTGCAAACACATCTGGCAGGCGTTTTGTTACGCGCCTGCCAATCTGTTGACGGGGATGTCAGTGCGATTGAAATCATCGACTGAACCAGCGGCGCTTAACCGCCCCGCACCGTGTCGATCATCAACTGAACGTTTTCAGGGTCCGCATCCGGCGTGATCCCGTGTCCGAGGTTAAAGATGTGCGGCCCCTTGGAAAACGCATCAACAGTTCGGCGTGTTTCCGATACCAGCGCATCACCACCCGTGACCATATGCGATGATTTAAGGTTGCCCTGAACGCAGCCCGCAGTTTGCACATTGGCCGCCGCCCATTCCGCCGTGACACCATCATCCACGGCGACACAATCCGACCCAATAGCCGCGTGCGCCCCGACATATCTTTCGCCCGCCCCGCGCGGGAAGGCGATAACCGGCACATCAGGGTGCAGGGCCTTTAACGCCGCTGTGATCTGCTGCATCGGTTTCAATGAGTATTGTTCAAAGTCCGCGCCCTGTAGCGACCCGGCCCAACTGTCGAACAGTTTGACCACTTCCGCGCCGGCTTTGATTTGTTCTGACAGATAAAGCACCGTCGCATCGGTGATCCGTGCCATCAGCGCATCAAACACAGGGCGGTTTTCACCCTTCAACGCGTGGGCGGGACCCTGATCCGGTGTACCTTGCCCTGCAATCATATATGTCGCGACGGTCCAGGGAGCACCGGCGAACCCGATAAGCGTTGTTTCGGCAGGCAATCCGTTCGACAGGATCTTAACCGTTTCGTAAATCGGGCTAAGCGTATCGTGCACAGCCTCGACCGGTTTCAATGCATCGACCTCGGCTTGCGTTGTGATTGTTGACAGGCGCGGGCCCTCGCCGGTGACAAACCACAGATCCGCGCCCAAGGCCTGCGGGATCAGCAGGATGTCTGCAAACAGGATCGCCGCATCGAACCCGTAACGGCGAATGGGTTGAAAGGTGACCTCGGCTGCAAGTTCCGGGTTATAGCACAGAGACAGGAAATCACCGGCCTCTGCCCGCGTGGCCTTGTACTCGGGCAGATATCGTCCCGCCTGCCGCATCATCCAGATCGGTGGGGTGGGCAGGGTTTCGCCCGCGAGTGCGCGCAGGATGGTTTTGTCTTTGCTCATGTCGGGGTGCTTTCGTGGCTGAATAATGTTGCGCGGATCATGGTTTGGCCTGAAAGGTGATACAAGCGTTGTCAGCCGAAGGCCAGAAATGTACCAAGCGGCATGATACAGAATTTACCAA is part of the Sulfitobacter geojensis genome and harbors:
- the idi gene encoding isopentenyl-diphosphate Delta-isomerase translates to MRPTKIMIPAWIDGTLTPVEKLDAHLRGLRHLAVSVFVVRDGAILIQQRALGKYHTPGLWANTCCTHPEWDEAPMHCAQRRLNEELGITGLTLAHRGQVEYRADVGNGMIEHEVVEIFVAHADSDLSITPNPEEVMSTRWATPETLATEIDQDPTQFTPWMRIYLEQHANMIFGRDQM
- a CDS encoding ABC transporter substrate-binding protein, whose protein sequence is MNSTTVKQTLKTFGAASALALGLAMPAAADGHGGKVKIGLITTLTGGGAGLGVDIRDGFLLAIKQAGNEGIEVVVEDDQRKPDIAVQLADKMIQSEKVDIMTGIVWSNLALAVAPAATAQGKFYISPNAGPAQLAGKGCHANYFNVAWQNDAQHEAAGAHANKLGFKNAYILAPNYPAGKDALTGFKRMYEGELAGEQYTKLGQTDYAAEIAQIRASGADGIFFFLPGGMGISFLKQYADSGIELPVVGPAFSFDQTILGAVGDAAMGIHNTAQWSPDLDNAANKAFVETFKAEYGRIPSLYASQAFDSANLIVSAAAKADVADTDAFRAALLEADFASTRGDFKFGNNQHPIQDFYVREVIKDGDVYTNKILELALEDRQDVYAADCKL
- a CDS encoding AAA family ATPase — its product is MFTHQDLARLQAQSLKMQGFIRQQTFSPENEKTLRRFSSWEVAELIFKVNQSTLRGRLAADPSLPQGQTEEEGRQHWYTLEEINELRRRLKVNRKSLMPERPKGKRAIRAAIANFKGGAGKSTVALHFAHAAALDGYRVLVVDFDPQATLSHSMGLNDVNEEYTVWGVMARDLIRETERMNAVTSGAESGAALPQRKLPSAITEMGLSELRVTDFIKPTNWPTIDALPSCANAAFVEFASAQYRHLNPEWSFFAAVSRYLDSLPDDAYDMIIFDCPPAIGYQSMNAVFAADVLYIPSGPGYWEYDSTTSFIGQLAEALEDLERFGGSVPAGTLTLPKMFSDVRFLITRFESNNELHRAMQQAFGKVFGDRLAEHPIEMTRAVEQSGRFLSSIYETDYRDMTRETWRRARASFDQAYDEFKGNLITAWDTL
- a CDS encoding ParB N-terminal domain-containing protein, which codes for MSKKKRIFDINFDDVDTPSDAPVPTGTERRGPMAAAITENAEALHERQAAEAAIRQENDALAHEHVRLKKAGLITDLVPLDAIRTDKLTRDRAPGRDVEIDELKRSIQEIGLSNPIRVEQVGDAFELIQGFRRFTAYRELFEETGDAQFARIPAGINAKGENLLRLYRQMVDENLVRRGVSFGEMAQLAINYRKQAADVEGYDHAVELLFASSGRQKRSYIKHFVRLLSATDGRLAHVDAVPRALGLAVVRRLDEGAEAQSVLNRMLAADEERTAEQEQALLSQFVAEAPVAPKKKVKPGGAARQAKTTFRLARPEGDAKCTVADGRIELRLAQDFSGIERKRLEAAVEAFLNTLEG
- a CDS encoding branched-chain amino acid ABC transporter permease; translation: MTTLLLIEQVLNGLQFGVMLFLMAAGLTLIFGVMGLINLAHGSLYMVGAFAAAAVAGWTGSFFLALVGSMVAAAMAGALVELTVIRRLYARDHLDQVLATFALILIFSEATRWVFGSFPLFLNVPEMLKGTITLPGGIQYSLYRLTIIGIGLAVAVGLFLLISKTRIGMRIRAGENDREMIAALGVDISVLYTVVFALGAALAGLSGALVGAIQSVEVGMGEPVLILAFVVIVIGGIGSIKGALAGAILVGLTDTLGRTLLPVVFGSFMEVSAATTIGSALASMLIYILMAGVLLFKPTGLFGKT
- the hemE gene encoding uroporphyrinogen decarboxylase — encoded protein: MSKDKTILRALAGETLPTPPIWMMRQAGRYLPEYKATRAEAGDFLSLCYNPELAAEVTFQPIRRYGFDAAILFADILLIPQALGADLWFVTGEGPRLSTITTQAEVDALKPVEAVHDTLSPIYETVKILSNGLPAETTLIGFAGAPWTVATYMIAGQGTPDQGPAHALKGENRPVFDALMARITDATVLYLSEQIKAGAEVVKLFDSWAGSLQGADFEQYSLKPMQQITAALKALHPDVPVIAFPRGAGERYVGAHAAIGSDCVAVDDGVTAEWAAANVQTAGCVQGNLKSSHMVTGGDALVSETRRTVDAFSKGPHIFNLGHGITPDADPENVQLMIDTVRGG
- a CDS encoding c-type cytochrome — protein: MSILRTTALGLAMLAGPAFADGHATGDAAAGEAVFKKCKSCHAIVDADGEDIAKGGRSGPNLYGIYGSVAGTNEDFGKKYGKSLVAAGEAGLEWNEADFVAYVADPRGFLRTYNDDKKAKSKMSYKLKDEEDAKNVWAYLVSVGPEVAAD